One segment of Niabella beijingensis DNA contains the following:
- a CDS encoding DUF3109 family protein has translation MIVIDNKLISDDVIEKQFVCDLSKCKGGCCEDGDAGAPLDKEELELVDNYYEVIKPYLTKPAIAEVEKKGKYIYDEEFGWVTPTLPRDNEICVYAYREPDGLIKCAFEQAYNEGKIPWKKPISCHLYPIIAYKGRHGDYERLNYEPRKKMCSPACKLGKSLEVPVYKFLKEPITRKYGQEFYDVLDQIANRNKDHNVE, from the coding sequence GTGATCGTTATTGACAATAAACTCATCAGCGATGATGTGATTGAAAAACAGTTCGTATGTGACCTTTCCAAATGTAAGGGAGGTTGCTGTGAAGACGGGGACGCCGGAGCTCCGCTTGATAAGGAGGAACTGGAGCTGGTGGACAACTATTATGAAGTAATTAAGCCCTATCTTACAAAGCCCGCGATCGCCGAGGTTGAGAAAAAAGGGAAATATATTTACGATGAAGAATTTGGATGGGTAACCCCTACCCTGCCCAGGGATAATGAGATCTGTGTGTATGCCTATCGTGAACCGGACGGATTGATCAAATGTGCTTTTGAACAGGCCTATAACGAGGGAAAGATCCCCTGGAAGAAACCCATCAGCTGTCACCTCTATCCCATTATTGCCTATAAAGGCAGGCATGGCGATTATGAACGCCTGAACTACGAACCCCGCAAAAAAATGTGCAGTCCGGCATGTAAACTGGGCAAGTCGCTGGAAGTGCCTGTTTACAAGTTCCTGAAGGAACCCATTACCCGGAAGTACGGGCAGGAGTTTTATGATGTGCTGGACCAGATCGCCAACCGGAATAAGGATCATAATGTAGAATAA
- the gldE gene encoding gliding motility-associated protein GldE gives MKTLSDAFVLLDVVQGQLPVGIQNATFLVAALVILVIISFSIAGSQAAIFSLDEKDIDVLKTKQQPSAKRILNLLEEPKEVFTSMLIAKTLVNICTIVLANYLINFYVPAAYLDTTLGIFIKFAIIAFAILFLVEIFPRVWATQNNLRFAFEWPVLIMIVEAIYLLLRRISRWTVALADSFGRTVGANKVEETNIQQIDETIDIQTDEVSPEEKNIMKGIVKFGKISVKKVMRNRLYVSGVDYNTPFEDLIREVGELHYSRLPVYKGSLDEIAGVLNIKDLVPYLDDGMEIKDWHTKIRAPYFVPETKLIEDLLLDFQKKRIHFAVVVDEFGGTSGIVTMEDIIEEVVGEVKDEFDDEDLLINRIDDNNYIFEGRTMLHDMCKALKLPIETFDEVRGDSESLGGLINELSGELTRAGDVVKTGDFEFTVMETEKNRVKTAKVTINNSTR, from the coding sequence TTGAAAACCCTATCTGACGCATTCGTTCTATTAGATGTTGTACAGGGCCAGCTGCCCGTTGGCATCCAGAATGCCACCTTCCTGGTGGCAGCACTGGTGATACTGGTCATCATCTCATTTTCCATTGCCGGCTCGCAGGCCGCTATCTTCTCACTGGATGAGAAGGATATCGATGTATTAAAGACCAAACAACAGCCCTCTGCAAAAAGGATCCTGAATCTGCTGGAAGAGCCCAAGGAGGTTTTTACATCAATGCTCATCGCAAAGACCCTGGTGAACATCTGCACGATCGTGCTGGCCAACTATCTTATTAATTTTTATGTACCGGCAGCATATCTTGATACGACGCTGGGGATCTTTATAAAATTTGCCATCATTGCATTTGCGATCCTTTTCCTTGTTGAAATCTTTCCGCGGGTGTGGGCCACACAGAACAACCTCCGTTTTGCCTTTGAATGGCCGGTACTTATTATGATCGTGGAGGCCATTTACCTGCTGCTGCGCAGAATAAGCCGCTGGACGGTGGCCCTTGCAGACAGCTTCGGTCGTACTGTTGGTGCCAATAAGGTGGAAGAGACCAATATCCAGCAGATCGATGAAACCATCGATATCCAGACCGACGAGGTAAGCCCCGAGGAAAAGAATATTATGAAGGGCATTGTGAAGTTTGGAAAGATCTCCGTTAAAAAAGTAATGCGCAACCGTCTGTATGTAAGCGGTGTGGACTATAACACTCCGTTTGAGGACCTGATCCGCGAAGTGGGTGAACTTCATTACTCCCGGCTCCCGGTTTATAAAGGCAGTCTGGATGAAATTGCCGGGGTACTGAATATCAAAGACCTTGTGCCTTACCTAGATGACGGCATGGAGATCAAGGACTGGCATACAAAAATCCGCGCTCCTTATTTTGTGCCGGAAACCAAGCTGATCGAGGACCTGCTGCTGGATTTCCAGAAAAAACGTATTCACTTTGCTGTGGTGGTGGATGAATTCGGAGGCACCAGCGGCATTGTGACCATGGAAGATATCATCGAAGAAGTGGTAGGTGAAGTGAAAGATGAGTTTGATGATGAAGACCTGCTGATCAACCGGATCGATGACAATAATTACATCTTTGAAGGCCGTACGATGCTGCACGATATGTGCAAGGCCTTAAAGCTCCCCATCGAAACATTTGATGAAGTGCGCGGTGACAGTGAATCGCTGGGCGGCCTCATCAATGAACTTTCCGGAGAACTGACGCGCGCGGGCGATGTGGTAAAAACAGGCGATTTTGAATTTACGGTTATGGAAACAGAAAAGAACCGGGTAAAAACAGCCAAGGTCACCATCAATAACAGCACCCGCTGA